The following proteins come from a genomic window of Thermodesulfovibrionales bacterium:
- a CDS encoding nucleotidyl transferase AbiEii/AbiGii toxin family protein, protein MRIEVIDDKILSLTERLGILKDFSFYLAGGTGLALQIGHRKSFDMDFFTSQNFFPEELSSLLRIKGFSVEGEIRSALTLHCILDDVKATFIYYSEPLLFPVIPFNSIEVADWRDIVIEKIRTIADRGQKKDFYDFYSGVRILGIEETVELIHKKFSEKVNYLHLLKGLVYFEDAERSPEPVLLGDAPPWDEVKNFFIKNISSFERAFLRFRG, encoded by the coding sequence ATGAGAATTGAGGTTATAGATGATAAAATACTGTCCCTCACGGAGCGACTCGGTATCCTTAAAGATTTCTCTTTTTACCTTGCTGGTGGCACCGGTCTTGCTCTCCAGATAGGACACAGAAAATCCTTTGATATGGATTTTTTTACTTCTCAGAACTTTTTCCCGGAAGAACTTTCAAGCCTTTTGAGGATAAAAGGGTTTTCAGTTGAAGGCGAAATAAGGAGCGCATTAACCCTTCACTGTATACTTGATGATGTAAAGGCCACATTTATTTATTATTCAGAACCTCTTCTTTTTCCAGTTATTCCCTTTAATTCTATAGAGGTGGCAGACTGGAGAGATATAGTTATAGAAAAGATAAGAACTATTGCTGATAGAGGTCAAAAAAAGGATTTCTATGATTTCTATTCTGGAGTGAGAATTCTTGGAATAGAAGAGACTGTAGAACTTATTCACAAAAAATTCAGCGAGAAGGTAAACTATCTTCACCTTCTTAAGGGTCTGGTATATTTTGAAGATGCTGAAAGGAGTCCTGAACCAGTGCTTCTTGGAGATGCACCTCCATGGGATGAGGTTAAAAATTTTTTTATAAAAAATATCTCCTCCTTTGAAAGGGCATTTTTGAGATTTAGAGGTTAA